A window from Listeria seeligeri serovar 1/2b str. SLCC3954 encodes these proteins:
- a CDS encoding dihydrolipoyllysine-residue acetyltransferase codes for MAYSFKLPDIGEGIHEGEIVKWFVQPGDKIEEDESLFEVQNDKSVEEITSPVSGTIKEIKVAEGTVATVGQVLVTFDGVEGHEDDAEEESAAPKAENTESVPAPAKTAGKGIFEFKLPDIGEGIHEGEIVKWFIQPGDKVEEDQSIFEVQNDKSVEEITSPVDGTVKDILVSEGTVATVGQVLVTFEGDFEGEASHESTPESPAEDAALANNDATSAPATGGNGTPSSQKDPNGLVIAMPSVRKYAREKGVNIAEVAGSGKNNRVVKADIDAFLNGEQPVAATTTANAEDKASAPKTEKAAAKPAVASSDAYPETREKLTPTRRAIAKAMVNSKHTAPHVTLMDEIEVTALMAHRKRFKEVAAEKGIKLTFLPYMVKALVATLRDFPVLNTTLDDATEELVYKHYFNVGIAADTDHGLYVPVIKNADKKSVFAISDEINELAGKARDGKLTADEMRHGSATISNIGSAGGQWFTPVINYPEVAILGVGRIAQKPIVKDGEIVAAPVLALSLSFDHRVIDGATAQKAMNNIKRLLNDPELLLMEV; via the coding sequence ATGGCATATTCATTTAAATTACCGGATATCGGTGAAGGTATCCATGAAGGTGAAATCGTTAAATGGTTTGTACAACCAGGCGATAAAATTGAAGAAGATGAATCCCTATTTGAAGTACAAAACGACAAATCAGTGGAAGAAATCACTTCTCCAGTTTCCGGAACAATTAAAGAAATCAAAGTTGCTGAAGGTACCGTTGCAACAGTTGGACAAGTACTAGTAACATTTGATGGCGTAGAAGGTCACGAAGACGACGCCGAAGAAGAAAGCGCAGCACCAAAAGCAGAAAACACAGAATCAGTTCCTGCACCAGCAAAGACAGCTGGAAAAGGAATTTTTGAATTTAAATTACCAGACATTGGTGAGGGAATTCATGAAGGCGAAATTGTTAAATGGTTTATTCAACCGGGCGATAAAGTAGAAGAAGATCAGTCCATTTTTGAAGTGCAAAACGACAAATCTGTCGAAGAAATTACTTCTCCAGTAGATGGAACTGTAAAAGATATTTTAGTTAGTGAAGGAACAGTAGCAACAGTTGGTCAAGTATTAGTAACATTCGAAGGTGATTTTGAAGGAGAAGCTAGTCATGAATCTACTCCAGAATCTCCAGCAGAAGACGCTGCACTTGCAAACAACGATGCAACTTCCGCACCAGCAACTGGCGGTAACGGAACACCTTCATCTCAAAAGGATCCTAATGGCCTTGTAATCGCAATGCCTTCCGTACGTAAATATGCACGTGAAAAAGGCGTTAATATTGCTGAAGTAGCAGGCTCTGGAAAAAATAACCGCGTAGTTAAAGCGGACATTGATGCTTTCCTAAATGGTGAACAACCAGTTGCAGCAACTACTACTGCGAATGCAGAAGACAAAGCATCTGCTCCAAAAACAGAAAAAGCGGCTGCGAAACCAGCTGTTGCAAGTTCCGATGCTTACCCAGAAACGCGCGAAAAATTAACACCAACTCGTCGTGCAATCGCAAAAGCAATGGTAAACTCAAAACATACAGCACCACACGTTACTTTAATGGACGAAATCGAAGTAACTGCTTTAATGGCTCACCGCAAACGTTTCAAAGAAGTTGCTGCCGAAAAAGGTATCAAACTTACTTTCTTACCTTATATGGTGAAAGCTCTTGTGGCAACGCTTCGTGACTTCCCAGTGCTTAATACAACTTTAGACGATGCAACAGAAGAACTTGTTTACAAGCATTACTTCAACGTTGGTATCGCAGCAGACACAGATCACGGTTTGTATGTACCAGTAATCAAAAATGCGGATAAAAAATCTGTATTTGCTATCTCTGACGAAATCAATGAACTAGCTGGAAAAGCACGCGACGGTAAATTAACAGCTGACGAAATGCGCCATGGTTCCGCAACTATTTCTAATATCGGTTCTGCCGGCGGACAATGGTTCACTCCAGTTATTAATTACCCAGAAGTTGCTATTCTAGGTGTTGGTCGTATTGCGCAAAAACCTATCGTAAAAGATGGCGAAATTGTAGCAGCACCAGTACTAGCGCTATCA
- a CDS encoding alpha-ketoacid dehydrogenase subunit beta: MAQKTMIQAITDALAVELEKDENVLVFGEDVGKNGGVFRATEGLQDKFGEERVFDTPLAESGIGGLAIGLALEGFRPVPEIQFFGFVFEVMDSVAGQMARMRYRTGGTRTAPITIRAPFGGGVHTPEMHADNLEGLMAQSPGLKVVIPSTPYDAKGLLISAIRDNDPVIFLEHMKLYRSFREEVPEGEYTVEIGKAAVRREGTDVSIITYGAMVQESMKAAEALEKDGVSVEVIDLRTISPIDVDTIIASVKKTNRAVVVQEAQKQAGIAANIVAEINDHAILSLEAPVMRVAAPDSVFPFSQAETVWLPNHNDIIERVKEVIAF, translated from the coding sequence ATGGCGCAAAAAACAATGATTCAAGCGATTACAGATGCGCTTGCAGTAGAACTTGAAAAAGACGAAAACGTATTAGTTTTTGGGGAAGACGTTGGTAAAAATGGCGGCGTATTCCGTGCAACAGAAGGATTACAAGATAAATTTGGCGAAGAGCGTGTATTTGATACTCCTCTAGCTGAATCTGGTATCGGTGGTCTTGCTATCGGTCTTGCACTTGAAGGTTTCCGTCCAGTTCCAGAAATCCAATTTTTCGGCTTCGTGTTTGAAGTAATGGATTCCGTTGCTGGTCAAATGGCTCGTATGCGTTATCGTACAGGCGGAACTCGTACAGCTCCAATCACAATTCGCGCACCTTTTGGTGGTGGTGTTCATACGCCAGAAATGCATGCAGATAACTTAGAAGGCTTAATGGCTCAATCACCAGGCTTAAAAGTAGTTATTCCATCTACACCATACGATGCAAAAGGTCTTTTAATCTCAGCTATTCGTGATAACGATCCAGTTATCTTCCTTGAGCACATGAAATTATACCGTTCTTTCCGTGAAGAAGTTCCAGAAGGCGAATACACGGTGGAAATTGGTAAAGCAGCTGTTCGTCGTGAAGGTACAGATGTTTCTATCATCACTTACGGTGCAATGGTACAAGAATCAATGAAAGCAGCAGAAGCACTTGAAAAAGACGGCGTATCTGTTGAAGTTATTGATTTACGTACAATTAGCCCTATTGATGTAGACACAATCATTGCTTCCGTTAAGAAAACAAATCGTGCTGTTGTAGTTCAAGAAGCACAAAAACAAGCAGGTATTGCGGCGAATATTGTTGCAGAAATTAACGACCACGCAATTCTTTCTCTTGAAGCACCAGTTATGCGTGTAGCTGCTCCAGATAGCGTATTCCCGTTCTCTCAAGCAGAAACAGTTTGGTTACCAAATCATAACGATATCATCGAACGTGTAAAAGAAGTTATTGCATTTTAA
- the pdhA gene encoding pyruvate dehydrogenase (acetyl-transferring) E1 component subunit alpha — MASKTKKAIIDVKKQFEAVHKQFELVQILNEKGEIVNPDLMPDLTDEELVELMTRMVWTRVLDQRSISLNRQGRLGFYAPTAGQEASQLASHYALEKHDYILPGYRDVPQLIWHGLPLTKAFLFSRGHFVGNQFPEDLNVLSPQIIIGAQIVQAAGVALGLKKRKKDAVVITYTGDGGSSQGDFYEGMNFAGAFHAPAIFVVQNNKFAISTPREKQSAAETLAQKAVAAGIPGVQVDGMDPLAVYAVTKFARERAVAGEGPTLIETMTYRYGPHTLSGDDPTRYRTKELDGEWELKDPIVRFRTFLEGKGLWNEEKENAVIDQAKEEIKVAIKEADATPKQTVTDLLKNMYETPTAPIKEQLAIYEAKESK; from the coding sequence ATGGCTTCTAAAACAAAGAAGGCTATTATCGACGTAAAGAAACAATTTGAGGCTGTTCATAAACAATTTGAATTGGTTCAAATTTTGAATGAAAAAGGAGAAATCGTAAATCCAGATTTAATGCCGGATTTGACAGATGAAGAGTTAGTAGAATTAATGACTCGTATGGTTTGGACTCGTGTACTTGACCAACGTTCTATCTCACTTAACCGTCAAGGACGTCTAGGTTTCTATGCTCCAACTGCTGGACAAGAAGCTTCTCAACTAGCAAGTCATTATGCACTTGAAAAACATGATTATATTCTTCCAGGATACCGTGATGTGCCTCAACTTATCTGGCACGGACTTCCCCTTACAAAAGCGTTCTTATTCTCTCGTGGACACTTTGTAGGTAACCAGTTCCCAGAAGATTTAAATGTATTATCACCACAAATCATCATCGGTGCTCAAATCGTTCAAGCTGCCGGTGTTGCTCTTGGTCTTAAAAAACGTAAAAAAGATGCTGTTGTAATCACTTATACAGGTGATGGCGGTTCATCTCAAGGTGACTTCTATGAAGGAATGAACTTTGCAGGTGCTTTCCATGCTCCAGCAATCTTCGTAGTACAAAACAATAAATTCGCGATTTCTACACCTCGTGAAAAACAATCTGCTGCTGAAACATTAGCTCAAAAAGCAGTTGCAGCTGGAATCCCAGGTGTACAAGTTGACGGAATGGATCCACTTGCAGTATATGCTGTCACTAAATTTGCTCGTGAACGTGCAGTTGCTGGTGAAGGCCCAACTCTAATTGAAACAATGACTTACCGTTATGGTCCACATACACTTTCTGGTGATGATCCAACTCGTTACCGTACAAAAGAACTTGACGGAGAATGGGAACTTAAAGACCCAATCGTTCGCTTCCGTACTTTCTTAGAAGGAAAAGGACTTTGGAATGAAGAGAAAGAAAATGCTGTTATTGATCAAGCAAAAGAAGAAATTAAAGTAGCTATTAAAGAAGCAGACGCTACACCAAAACAAACAGTGACTGATCTTCTTAAAAATATGTACGAAACACCAACTGCTCCTATCAAAGAGCAACTGGCAATCTATGAAGCGAAGGAGTCGAAATAA